One window from the genome of Cryobacterium sp. GrIS_2_6 encodes:
- a CDS encoding non-heme iron oxygenase ferredoxin subunit, producing the protein MASTKICAFDELEENQAVKVEIDGVPIVVVRDSAGDVFAIGDTCTHGDISLSEGFVEDDTVECWAHGSKFSLKSGRPLNLPAYEPVPVFTVELINGDVFIDPTPHYVTA; encoded by the coding sequence ATGGCGTCCACGAAGATCTGCGCCTTCGACGAACTCGAAGAGAATCAGGCCGTCAAGGTCGAGATCGACGGAGTCCCCATCGTCGTGGTGCGGGACAGCGCCGGCGACGTCTTCGCGATCGGCGACACCTGCACGCACGGTGACATCTCCCTCTCCGAGGGATTCGTCGAAGACGACACGGTCGAATGCTGGGCGCACGGCTCCAAGTTCTCCCTGAAGAGCGGTCGCCCGCTCAACCTGCCCGCCTACGAACCCGTTCCGGTGTTCACGGTCGAGCTGATCAACGGCGACGTCTTCATCGACCCGACCCCGCACTACGTCACCGCGTAA